Within the Channa argus isolate prfri chromosome 12, Channa argus male v1.0, whole genome shotgun sequence genome, the region ATTTATAAAcaatttatgcatttttcacataaaaatacaacataatttatcaatgtaaattgtaaaatagATATAGTTAATTAAACTTTCAATATTTTCCTAAAGTAAAGAGAACTCGccttatataaatatatatctcagtaaagtacaagtactgcaaaatgtgtatttgaacTTCCATAAATTACAattgtatttgtacttaaatatagaatgtgtgtaaatgttctgGTCTATAGTGTAAACgggaaataaaattacaaacattttcttaCCAGACTGTGTAATAAACAATTTGTGTGATACAGGATACagaacagacacaaactgacgtacacacactgcacacacaggtGCGTTGAAGCAGGAGGAGACTTCTGTAAGTAACTGAGCCGATGTTTGCTAAGATTTGGAGCTGtataaatgaaagaaactgAACCGAATAAATGCAGCCACAGTGAATAAAAAGCACTCACTTTTCACGAAGGAATGTTCCTGGACATACATGTTGaaggtctgaaaaaaaaagccaagtgCAGCATGTTAATGTCCTATATATTTCATATAGAGAAGCACTATGGggcaaaagcaaaatgaaataaCCTGCAGTTAAAGTTATTGCACTGTGGTGGAGAGTTAAGTCACAAATAACACCTCAAAATCAAAGTAATAAtatgttaaaagtgtaaaaagggAAATGATTACAGGAAgttcaatacattttattaggGAAACTAATCGTGTGAACTACTTTTAATAATTCTGAAAGTTTCAAACTGTAATTAAGGGACTTACTTACTACTTGTTAATTCAccaaacactgaagaaaaacatacattaagGAAACTTGAAAATGCGACAGTTAAAGAACATAACTCATAACTCACCTGTAACGTGCCTCGGAGAGTGTGCTCACTACAGCCTTCAAGCTGCAGGGTCAAAGTTTTCTAACAAAATCACGTGTAATTTCACTTTGGTCACGAGTTAAACATTTATACCAGCAGCTGTAAACAATGCTGTATCAGCGTCCACTGTGTCCACGATAAGAAACAGGCAGTGTTGAGGTTACACTGACAGCAGGTGGCGTTCATGTGgtggctgatctgtgtgtaTCTTTGTCATCTCAAGCAACCAGGAAGTGTCAGACTGACTGCAGAGGGCAGAGAAGGGCCTTCAGATCTGCCTTCAGATATTCAGAGTCATCCCTCCACACTGCTGATTCCTGCAGGAATCATTTCTGGTCAGATTTCTACAGAGCAtggtcacatttaaaaactggaaGTCAAAGCTGGCAAAGATAGTCACATACAGACCAATGACCTAGTTCCTTCACCACCGGAACCATCATTTCtgttagcacacacacattaacacacacacacaccaggttTGTAACTTTATAGAGCAAAGTCATGCAACAAAAGAGGTTTTTGTGTTATTcactttttggcatttttaattatttctccTTCATGTGGGAATGTGTTTTAGTTGGACTCAGTTCTGAGGAAACCATTGATTTGTTGCAAAGACTCAAACTCATTACCACATGGTTTCTACATGTATGCAACTGTATTGATGTCATTTTTAGATCTGCACTTTcaagaacagaaacaaatcaGACAGAAAGAGGCGGTGCTAACCTACATTGAGTCTCAGCACAGTGTAGCAGTCAGCAGAACATCATGGAGGTTCCAGCTCTCTGCAACAGACTTTGTGAGTACAGTGAATCTGCCCTTTAATCCTGTAGTTGGTCAGAGTCACATTGTGCCAGATGTACAGCTGTTTGCTTTGTCTCCTCAGTGATGGGTGTTTCCGTCCTGCTGGTTTCACAAGTCCACCACATTTACTTTGCTCAGAAAACCGGTAAGATTTAACCGTTGAACAAAAGTGAGAAATGCTTAATTGTTGTGTGACAATCACTACACAAAGTGTATCTGCATTTATGCTGCAACAAACCACTAGGAAAAtgcaattaaagaaattattatggTTGACttactttgtttctgttttctcagaTACAGCTTTTCCTCGTGTTGTTCCAGACAGACTTCAGTTCTATGAATATGACAATTTCTCTATACTGTGTGTGGAGACTGACGCCTTTGCTAAATGGACAGTGAGGAGAAAGCTCATTGAAATGAATACAACAAATTCTGTTAACTGGAGCACATCAGAACCATGGGTCTCCGTTGAAATTGCCTTTAAAAAGGACAGTGGAGAATACTGGTGTGAAAATGAAGAAGGAGACAGAAGTAATTCTCTCAACATTACTGTCACGGGTAGGTGACtttctaatttatttgaaattttctGACACAGAGATGGAATAAGTAGAATAAGAATATGTGGATTTTGTTCTTAACTACAGTAACTTTTTGTACAAAGCCGACgtaaaacaaaaaggggaaGAAGCAGACAGAGCTGCTGGCAGTTACACATCACAAACATTAAGATTGCACACAGGAGTTCATTGTCCTTATTTTCCATTTCCCAGTGTTTAATAAGAATTCAATAATTTTGCCTTacattgatttcttttattcttaATCCGCATTTTTGGGCTTAAAGCTCCAGCATCTTGTAAAATAGAGGGTTAATGTTACACTATATTggcaaaagtattcgctcacccatccaaacaaatgaattcaggtgcacaaagcaaggtccataaaccCATGGATGactgagtttggtgtggaagaacctgactggcctgcacagagtcctgagctcaacccgatagaacatctttgggatgaattagagcgaagactgcaaGCACTGTGTATGATGTATTTCATAAATACACTCCTAAACCTcatggaaagccttcccagaagagttgaagctgatatagctgcaaagggtgggccgacgtcatattataGATtgagaatgggatgtcactaaagttcatataggtctaaaggcaggtgaacGAATACTTTTGGCCCTATAGTGTATCTTATCATGAGTGCTCACTTCATTGGTTAAGTTCACGACAAATACTCCATTTAACTAAACATATACTGAATTTGTGGTTAACAGAAAATATCCAATTGCAGCTGGGTTTGTGATCCTGGAGAGTCCTACTCGTCCTGTTATAGAGGGATATGAGGTCATTCTTCACTGCAGAAACAAGAAAACGCAGTCACAGCACATTGCTGATTTCTACAAAGATGGTTCTTTTCTCGGGACGCAGTACAACAACAGCCTGATGATCCCAAATGTttccaagtctgatgaaggacGCTATAAGTGCAGCATCTCTGGGGCTGGAGAGTCACCGGAGAGCTGGCTGACTGTGGTAAAAGGAAGTGAAGATGATCCACCCGACATTCACTCCCCTGATCGCTTCCCTCTGCTGCTGATCTTGGTCATTACTTTTGTTGTCCctctactgctgctgctactggtGCTGGCACTGTACCTCTGTACAAAACATAGAGGTATAGTAACTCTGAGTTCTAGAATTCATCTCTACATTGTGCTTATTGGATTTACAAAATGGGCCAACAAGcgttaaaggacaccttcactgatatcAGACTTGCTTCTTTTTGCTCTAGTTTGACTAGTACATGTCAATGAAAGCCATTAAAGTTTCCTCTGACATTAaactctctctctatttctagctgaaaaacacctccagatgacatcacttagaggaacctttagttcagattatgtcgtTTTGTTGGTCagactatggagtttgtaatcacagtcaacctgctttttgaaatttcctccagatgacatcatctggactcctaatgatgaaaatttccttcaggtgatgtcatctggaggtgttttgcAGCTAgtagcagagaaatattttactaggtcagagggaagtttgaaaATTTAATAAAGCACTACGTCTATAACTCACAGGGAGGATGTGATTACAAACACCGGTATCTTGGATTCACATCCACCCACCTGTAGTTAAGTTTAGACAACAAAGGTAATTTGGTTAATGTTAGAGAAACGTATTTGTCTTATGTTAATATATCATGAACCATATAAAAACCAAGGATTACATTTGAATAACATTAGCTTTGACTTGACTGCTGAGATAGCAGCTAATGTCTGTAATGTCATGCAATATCTGACATGTTACACTGAAGTTaacatgtactgtgtgttaGCATGTTAACATGGATGAATGCATAACCTGACAAACACTTAGCGTCAGATTGGTTTTGTTCAATTTGAGAGCTAAAATATGTGGTACATGGTTACGTGgtacaataacacacaaacacttagcTGCACAGAAAATTgatatttctgcattttttaatatgtaGACTAGGTTTTTACTCCTTTTCTTATAAGTTTACTCGGCAATGACTGTTTAACCAAATGTCTTTTGTCTTCAGAGTCAGGTGTTGAAAATGAACATATGATATACGCTACTGTCGAAAACCCAAGGAGGATAGAAGGTACTTATCAACCACAGGCTGAAACAAAGACTGTTTGGATTCTTTAGCCATCATCAGGTTCAATaggtggatttattttttttttttaaaagacagcaGTTTAAAATGCTCTGAAGCTGTATGACAAAATGGTTTCTTTAAATGCCCCAATGGATTGATTCATAACCTAAATAGCATGagatgatgataaaaaaaacatataaataatgtCATGCAAAGATAAAATCTGAATATTGTGTGGTCTATTgagttaaatgtatttatttctcaaACAGAGCCAAATGTGTCCAGAGCAGCCACTGGTTCACCTTTATCAGACGAGAGTGTCATCTATTCACTGGTCACTTTTTAGGTAAGACTCCACCAGATACATATTATACACAAATTATTTTGCAGTTGTACTGAGTGATGTTTCTATTATTAGTGAATTGTCTTTTTTAGGTGAGctccctttatttttattaaaattatttttcccaGTGGTACCAGAGTTTATCCTGTGTGTTTTACAGGGCTGAAGGCAGTGATTGGAGGTTGTGTGGCGTCCTGATCAAATTCCCCTTCAAAGCCCATTAAATACCATCTACAAACAGTTATAACTTTTATAGCTATATTAATGTAtgacatatatatattattaaaaaataagacaacaatatgcatattaaatattaaagcttATATGCTGACATTGTTACcctattgtttaaaaatacacaaatgatcGGTGATGTATATCAGTGTAAATTTATACAAagaatgtgggtttttttttaaatgtctttcaattatcaaaaaatgtaaaatgtaaaaaatgtaattctttcaTGGATTATGTTCAGTGACAATGCTTTGCCAAGTCCTAATAGATAAATAAGTAATTAACAACTAATAATTCATTTATGGATTGAATGATGAGCAGTCAGCAAATTTCCAGAGAATAAAGAAGTGAGAAATTAGTGTGAGagcaaaaaatgtttcagttcttTAAAAGGTTAGAGGTTAAAGTCGGGTTTTAGTGTCAGTTCCtcactgtaatgtttttttctaaagctggaggagatggagaatTGCCCTGAGGAAGTGGAGACTGTTAATTACCTTTGTCATAACGAATGTGGTCACATAACAATATTTGGGGTCAGAAACACTGTGAGGTGAGCTGATTGTTAGGGGCCAGATCCCTCTACAGTCACAGTGTCTAACCTGGAGGTAACCAGCTCTCCACAATGGGAAGAGTGAGGCACTCACCACAGTGTCGACAGCCTGGGTAAATAAACTGGAAACAGTGGAGCTTGTTTTCGGTGAGGTTGGGTAAGGTGGCATTACACAATGGGAGTTAcagtcttttttaaaaagcagtcaGGGGACTTTGaggtgaaaaaaaagaggagaatttatttatagtgcttttattttgataaatttAATATCAATGTAGCCCAGTGCGACTGCCACACTTTCATTCGAGCCTCAGGTGACCTTTGAGGTGCATTTTTATCACAGAGCAAGAGCTGGAAACTGTGACCCTCATTTCTTACAAAATAGTTGTGTTTCCAGGGGAAAGCGGGAAAAGTTTTAGACTCAGTGAGATGCATAAATGTTTCTCAAGTTTCTATTAAGGTCAGCTGAAAAAAATGCCTAAACTATTGCTTTAATCCTTCAGTCTGTGCCATTACACCACAGCAGATGCACAGGAAGATGATGTATAATACAAGGTTTCATGGCAAACAATAGAAAGAGTGAAAAATAAAGGAACCATACCATTTCTGATTACCGTAATCAAGTGCAAATAGGAAACACTCATAAAACACATGGGTGGAAATGTAATTGTCACATGACTTGAATTGATGGAACAGTGTACATGTACTAGTCAAACTGAAGTAGTAAGGCTGTTTATAACATTTGTACAGAGAAGAGTGTTTCACCAGCATCAGTGTCTATTTAAATAGTGAGCCGTTTATCAGTTTGCAACAGTTAAACCACTTTGTTCCATCAGCGGCATTCACACgtctgtcagagctgctgcaggCTTTAAAAAAACTCGCTGTGGTCGACCACTAGCACGATGCTGTTACAGCACCTTGACCCAAAGCAGAAATGCTAAGTTATAAAAGCGATACCATGCATGTGTTCTTTAATAGGTGAGGCCACGACCCCCTGACCTCTGCTACACAAACAGTCGTAGGAGGCTTTTCACTGCATTCACTTCCAGTTTAATCCCACACACAGTTTGGCTCAGGTTCAACTCAGGTTCACTGTAACAATGTGTTTTGCTTACAGTTCACTTTTGTCTTTAGTGCATCGTGTTTTCACACCTCAAAGAACATCTTAACTTTGTGTTCCCATTGAATATTtccctgcttctagctgaaaaaaatgcCTTGGAGGAAtgttcagttcagattatgtcgtcTTGTTTCTCACACTCTAGAGTTTCtaatcgtggtcaacctgcttttccagagatcccccagatgacatcatctgaactccttatgatgaaaaactcctaatgatgaaaaacttaTAACctttgggtgatgtcatctggagtttttcatctaggagcaaaaaacattttaataaaggcaagtcagagggaagtttaaaagcattaatgtacagttacaccctaaactaaaggcACAGatagcaagttgaaaattggtgaagtcgccctttaagttGCTTATTACATTGGGatcagctttaaaaatatttctattctaCAAATCACGCTTGCAAGTGAGTCATGCAAAGGTCCAGGCATTGATCTGTATGTGCAGATGGCACCGTACAGTATTTGGGAGTAGATTAGATAACTGTGCATCTTTACTGTGACACACGGACTGTGCACAGCAATCAAGGCTCTTTTCAGCTCAGAAGTCAACCTCGGCGGTGACGTCAGATGTATTATCCGATCCCTGGTCCCTTTCAGCACACACCAGGTTTGTAACTTTATAGAGCAAAGTCATGCAACAAAAGAGGTTCTTGTGTTATTcactttttggcatttttaattATGTCACCTTCATGTGGTAATGTCTATTAATCGGACTCAGTTCTGAGGGAACCATTGATTTGTTGCGAAAACTCAAACTTTTCAAGGAGCAAACTACAAAGCTCATTACCACATGGTTTCTACATGTATGCAACTGTATTGATGTCATTTTTAGATCTGCACTTTcaagaacagaaacaaatcaGACAGAAAGAGGCGGTGCTAACCTACATTGAGTCTCAGCACAGTGTAGCAGTCAGCAGAACATCATGGAGGTTCCAGCTCTCTGCAACAGACTTTGTGAGTACAGTGAATCTGCCCTTTAATCCTGTAGTTGGTCAGAGTCACATTGTGCCAGATGTACAGCTGTTTGCTTTGTCTCCTCAGTGATGGGTGTTTCCGTCCTGCTGGTCACACAAGTCCACCGCAGTTACTTTGCTCAGAAAACCGGTAAGATTTAACCGTTAAACAAAAGTGAGAAATGCTTAATTGTTGTGCGACAATCACTACACAAAGTGTATCTGCATTTATGCTGCAACAAACCACTAGGAAAAtgcaattaaagaaattattatggTTGACttgctttgtttctgttttctcagaTACAGCTTTTCCTCGTGTTGTTCCAGACAGACTTCAGTTCTATGAATATGACAATTTCTCTATACTGTGTGTGGAGACTGACGCCTTTGCTAAATGGAGAGTGAGGAGAAAGCTCATTGAAATGAATACAACAAATTCTGTTAACTGGAGCACATCAGAACCATGGGTCTCCGTTGAAATTGCCTTTAAAAAGGACAGTGGAGAATACTGGTGTGAAAATGAAGAAGGAGACAGAAGTAATTCTCTCAACATTACTGTCACGGGTAGGTGACtttctaatttatttgaaattttctGACACAGAGATGGAATAAGTAGAATAAGAATATATGGATTTTGTACTTAACTACAGTAACTTTTTGTACAAAGCCGACgtaaaacaaaaaggggaaGAAGCAGACAGAGCTGCTGGCAGTTACACATCACAAACAATAAGATTGCACACAGGAGTTGATCGTCCTTATTTTCCATTTCCCAGTGTTTAATAAGAATTCAATAATTTTGCCTTACATCGTCTCTTTTATTCTTAATCCGCATTTTTGGGCTTAAAGCTCCAGCATCTTGTAAAATAGGGGGTTAATGTTACAATGAGCGCTCACTTCATAGGTTAAGTTCACAACAAATACTCCATTTAACTAAACATATACTGAATTTGTGGTTAACAGAAAATATCCAATTGCAGCTGGGTTTGTGATCCTGGAGAGTCCTACTCGTCCTGTTATAGAGGGATATGAGGTCATTCTTCACTGCAGAAACAAGAAAACTGAGTCACAGCACATTGCTGATTTCTACAAAGATGGTTCCTATCTCGGGACGGAGTACAACAACACCCTGATGATCCCAAATGTTTCTGAGTCTGATGAAGGACGCTATAAGTGCAGCATCTCTGGGGCTGGAGAGTCACCGGAGAGCTGGCTGCCTGTGGTAAAAGGAAGTGAAGATGATCCACCCGACATTCACTCCCCTGATCGCTTCTCCCTGTTGCTGATCTTGGTCATTACTTTTGTTgtccctctgctgctgctgctgctgctggcacTGTACCTCT harbors:
- the LOC137137596 gene encoding low affinity immunoglobulin gamma Fc region receptor II-a-like isoform X1, whose translation is MEVPALCNRLLMGVSVLLVTQVHRSYFAQKTDTAFPRVVPDRLQFYEYDNFSILCVETDAFAKWRVRRKLIEMNTTNSVNWSTSEPWVSVEIAFKKDSGEYWCENEEGDRSNSLNITVTAGFVILESPTRPVIEGYEVILHCRNKKTESQHIADFYKDGSYLGTEYNNTLMIPNVSESDEGRYKCSISGAGESPESWLPVVKGSEDDPPDIHSPDRFSLLLILVITFVVPLLLLLLLALYLCTKHRESGVENGHVIYATVENPRRIEGTYQPQAETKTVWIL
- the LOC137137596 gene encoding low affinity immunoglobulin gamma Fc region receptor II-a-like isoform X3 codes for the protein MEVPALCNRLLMGVSVLLVTQVHRSYFAQKTDTAFPRVVPDRLQFYEYDNFSILCVETDAFAKWRVRRKLIEMNTTNSVNWSTSEPWVSVEIAFKKDSGEYWCENEEGDRSNSLNITVTAGFVILESPTRPVIEGYEVILHCRNKKTESQHIADFYKDGSYLGTEYNNTLMIPNVSESDEGRYKCSISGAGESPESWLPVVKGSEDDPPDIHSPDRFSLLLILVITFVVPLLLLLLLALYLCTKHRAEKHLQMTSLGGTFSSDYVVLLVRLWSL
- the LOC137137596 gene encoding low affinity immunoglobulin gamma Fc region receptor II-a-like isoform X2 gives rise to the protein MEVPALCNRLLMGVSVLLVTQVHRSYFAQKTDTAFPRVVPDRLQFYEYDNFSILCVETDAFAKWRVRRKLIEMNTTNSVNWSTSEPWVSVEIAFKKDSGEYWCENEEGDRSNSLNITVTAGFVILESPTRPVIEGYEVILHCRNKKTESQHIADFYKDGSYLGTEYNNTLMIPNVSESDEGRYKCSISGAGESPESWLPVVKGSEDDPPDIHSPDRFSLLLILVITFVVPLLLLLLLALYLCTKHRESGVENGHVIYATVENPRRIEGLKAVIGGCVAS
- the LOC137137593 gene encoding low affinity immunoglobulin gamma Fc region receptor III-A-like, with translation MEVPALCNRLLMGVSVLLVSQVHHIYFAQKTDTAFPRVVPDRLQFYEYDNFSILCVETDAFAKWTVRRKLIEMNTTNSVNWSTSEPWVSVEIAFKKDSGEYWCENEEGDRSNSLNITVTAGFVILESPTRPVIEGYEVILHCRNKKTQSQHIADFYKDGSFLGTQYNNSLMIPNVSKSDEGRYKCSISGAGESPESWLTVVKGSEDDPPDIHSPDRFPLLLILVITFVVPLLLLLLVLALYLCTKHRESGVENEHMIYATVENPRRIEEPNVSRAATGSPLSDESVIYSLVTF